The following coding sequences lie in one Oncorhynchus kisutch isolate 150728-3 linkage group LG27, Okis_V2, whole genome shotgun sequence genomic window:
- the LOC109871993 gene encoding chromodomain Y-like protein isoform X2: protein MEALAANGTANLQSAVARVTAVSGVAGKRRFEEQRSVFDKRLRFSVRQTESAYRYRDLVVKKQDGFTHILLSTKTSENNSLNPNVMKEIQSAMATAASDDSKLVLLSAVGSFFCFGLDFIYFIRRLTDDRKKESIKMAETIRTFVNTFIQFKKPIIVAVNGPAVGLGASILPLCDVVWANERAWFQTPYTTYGQTPDACASVTFPRIMGVASANEMLLSGRKLTAQEACAKGLVSQVLWPGTFTQEVMVRIRELVSCNSVVLRESKALVRNANRAALEQANERECEALKRVWGSSQGMDSILQYLQKKIDEF, encoded by the exons ATGGAGGCTCTGGCGGCCAATGGGACGGCTAACCTGCAGAGTGCCGTGGCGCGGGTAACCGCTGTCTCCGGAGTGGCGGGGAAACGGCGCTTCGAAGAGCAGCGCTCGGTCTTCGACAAGCGCCTTCGGTTCAGCGTACGGCAGACGGAGAGTGCCTATCGCTACAGGGACCTCGTCGTCAAGAAGCAGGACGGCTTCACCCACATCCTGCTCTCCACCAAGACCTCGGAGAACAACTCACTCAACCCCAAC GTGATGAAGGAGATACAGAGTGCCATGGCCACAGCGGCATCCGACGACAGTAAGCTGGTCCTACTGAGCGCCGTAGGCAGCTTCTTTTGCTTCGGCCTGGACTTCATCTACTTCATCAGGCGGCTCACCGACGACCGTAAGAAAGAGAGCATCAAGATGGCCGAGACCATTAG GACATTCGTGAACACTTTCATCCAATTCAAGAAGCCTATCATCGTAGCCGTGAACGGACCGGCGGTGGGCCTCGGAGCCTCCATCCTCCCGCTGTGTGACGTGGTCTGGGCCAACGAGAGAGCCTGGTTCCAGACGCCGTACACCACCTACGGACAGACACCCGACGCCTGCGCCTCCGTCACCTTCCCTCGCATCATGGGCGTGGCCTCG GCCAATGAGATGCTGCTGAGTGGGAGGAAGCTgacggcccaggaggcctgtgcTAAAGGGCTTGTCTCCCAGGTGCTGTGGCCCGGGACTTTCACTCAGGAGGTGATGGTTCGCATTAGGGAGCTAGTCTCTTGTAATTCAGTT GTCCTGCGGGAGTCCAAAGCACTGGTCCGAAATGCAAACCGGGCCGCCCTGGAGCAGGCCAACGAACGCGAGTGTGAGGCGCTGAAGAGAGTTTGGGGCTCCTCGCAGGGGATGGACTCCATCCTCCAATATCTGCAGAAGAAGATAGATGAGTTTTAA
- the LOC109872353 gene encoding ribonuclease P protein subunit p40 isoform X1: protein MYPELDKCPRSLLVCEKSNFEHEKSRHDTHVSKHYFNHKVSVVIPGCGALSSRLASVINNFSKYFLVKNLPVYEFLDKDFLKNVVWNGALYALSYKTSIDQDNTIALLPSGQLILSVDKDTYEQLGLEGKPSQYNHRQPMRYVVTINLTDKSMAPEGKRYQRVLSSLKERVPLKSDFLLGRHNSGADRDRALQSLLSRYQWKEHRPVVSSHTLKDMPCPSLNALDLRGDQRSCDPHSFLEWLGAVSAGVSCDNTAASFLSTYVCPEPQTLVSQALHCTVSGLLLPEDIYSLLQELQRYFDEPKITSWLSLTVHGFMDSPVSWGDAEHGFHKGGENFYNLVLFKNQDYWLHMGTGSHDRCPP, encoded by the exons ATGTACCCGGAGCTAGACAAGTGTCCAAGAAGTTTACTTGTTTGCGAGAAATCGAACTTTGAGCATGAAAAGTCTAGACACGACACTCACGTgtcaaaacattattttaaccaCAAG GTGTCGGTTGTAATACCGGGATGTGGTGCCCTTTCTTCCCGGCTGGCCAGTGTCATAAACAATTTCAGCAAGTATTTTCTGGTGAAAAATTTACCAGTCTATGAATTTTTGGATAAAGACTTCTTGAAGAATGTTGTGTGGAATG gtgctctgtatGCTCTTTCCTACAAGACAAGCATTGACCAGGATAACACCATTGCACTTCTCCCTAGCG GTCAGCTGATCCTCTCTGTGGATAAGGACACGTATGAACAGCTGGGTCTGGAGGGAAAGCCGTCACAGTACAATCACAGACAGCCCATGAGATATG TCGTGACCATTAACCTGACGGACAAATCCATGGCGCCGGAAGGGAAGCGCTACCAGCGAGTTCTCTCCAGCCTTAAAGAAAGGGTGCCTCTGAAAAGCGACTTCCTGCTAGGACGGCACAATTCAG GGGCGGATAGGGATAGAGCGCTGCAGAGTCTCCTGTCCCGTTACCAGTGGAAAGAGCACAGACCAGTGGTCAGTAGCCACACCCTGAAGGATATGCCATGTCCATCCCTGAACGCTTTGGACCTGCGCGGGGACCAGCGGTCTTGTGACCCCCACAGCTTCCTGGAGTGGCTTGGAGCAGTGAGCGCTGGTGTCAGTTG TGACAATACAGCAGCCAGCTTCCTCTCAACATACGTCTGTCCAGAGCCCCAAACACTGGTGAGCCAAGCCCTGCATTGTACAGTGTCCGGCCTGCTGCTGCCCGAAGACATCTACTCTCTGCTGCAGGAACTGCA GCGGTACTTTGACGAACCCAAAATCACATCCTGGCTGTCACTGACTGTACACGGCTTCATGGACAGTCCCGTTTCCTGGGGAGATGCAGAACACGGGTTTCACAAGGGTGGCGAAAACTTCTACAACCTCGTCCTCTTCAAGAACCAGGACTACTGGTTGCACATGGGCACTGGCTCCCATGATAGATGTCCCCCATGA
- the LOC109872353 gene encoding LYR motif-containing protein 4A isoform X2 has translation MASCSRSQVISLYRMLIKESKKFPSYNYRTYALRRVKDSFRENLHVDNPKTLDMLLNQARENLAVIKRQVSIGQMYTAQRTIVEETGVHRDL, from the exons ATGGCGTCATGCAGCAGATCGCAGGTGATCTCCTTATACAGGATGCTTATAAAAGAGAGCAAAAAATTCCCCTCTTACAATTACAG AACATATGCCCTGCGCAGGGTAAAGGATAGCTTCAGGGAGAATCTCCATGTTGATAACCCAAAAACTCTGGACATGCTGCTCAACCAGGCCAGAGAGAATCTTGCTGTCATCAAGAGACAG GTGTCCATTGGCCAGATGTACACTGCTCAGAGGACCATTGTGGAGGAAACTGGAGTGCACAGGGACCTCTGA